DNA from Nocardioides seonyuensis:
CGAGGCGCTGCACCGCTGGTTCGTCGACTCGGCCGACTCCGGAAGCCTGGTGCGCTACCTCGAGACGTTCGACCACACCGTCGCCGTGATGCAGACCGCCCCCGCGCTGACACGGGTCGCACGCGAGTGCGTGGAGGACCTGGCCGCTGACGGGGTGGTCTACGCAGAGGTCCGCTACGCGCCCGAGCAGCACCTCGACGGCGGGCTGACGCTCGACGAGGTCGTCGCGGCCGTGCAGGAGGGGTTCGAGACCGCCACCGCAGCGGCCGGGGGACGCATCGTCGTACGCCAGATCCTCACCGCGATGCGCCACCAGGCCAGGTCGATGGAGATCGCCGAGCTCGCGGTGTCTTGGCGCGACCGCGGGGTCGCCGGGTTCGACATCGCCGGCGCCGAGGAGGGCTTCCCGCCCACCCGTCACCTCGACGCGTTCGAGTACCTCCAGCGCGAGAACTCCCACTTCACGATCCACGCCGGCGAGGCGTTCGGGCTGCCCTCCATCTGGCAGGCGATCCAGTGGTGCGGCGCCGACCGGCTCGGCCACGGCGTGCGGATCATCGACGACATCACGGTCGGCGAGGACGGCTCGGTCGAGCTGGGCCGGCTCGCCTCCTACGTGCGTGACAAGCGGATCCCGCTCGAGCTGTGCCCGGCGTCCAACGTCCAGACCGGTGCGGCCGCCTCAATCGCCGAGCACCCGATCGGCCTGCTCACCGAGCTGCGGTTCCGGGTGACGGTCAACACCGACAACCGCCTGATGTCGGGGACGTCGATGACGCAGGAGATGTTCGACCTGGTCGAGGCCTTCGGCTACGGCCTCGCGGACCTGCGCTGGTTCACCATCAACGCGATGAAGTCGGCGTTCCTTCCCTTCGACGAGCGCCTCGCCCTCATCGACGGGGTCATCAAGCCGGGGTACGCCGCACTCATGGGTGACTGACCGCCTCAGCTGGGCGCGAGCGTGATCCACGGCCTGTCCCAGCCGGCCAGCTGCAGCGGCCCGCTGGTCCAGCGCTCACGTGCGACCAGCCGGACGTTGCCGACGGCGGGCTCATAGGTCCACGCGCCCTCGTCGGTGGCCTCCAGCACCAGCACGACGTGTCGCGGGCACAGCCGGTCGCCGATGTAGACCGCCACAGGGAGCCGCTGAGTGGCGGTACGGACGTAGCGCCACGCGTCGTGGCGGACCGGCGTGGGGTGGGAGCTGTAGTCGACTCCCGTGATGAGTCGCAGCTCGCGCGCCGCTGCCCACGGGGCCGTCCCGATGGCGCGCAGCCACGGGACCTGGAGCGAGCCCGCCCGGTCGACCAGCGAGGTGATCCTTCGGTGGGCCCGGAGCACCTCGCGGGAGAACGTCGCCTGGTCGGGGATGCTGGCCGCCACCTCGGGGCTGGAGGCGCGCGCGGCCACCACGAGGCAGGCTGCGCCGCACGACCTGCGGTCGGGCTGGACGAGCCTCACAGCCGTGCACCCAGTGCTGCGAAGGCCTGGTCGGGCGTCGCCGGTCGGCAGCCCTGGGCCACGGCGTGGGCCACGATCCGTCGCTGGTCCCGGAGCAGGGCGATGCCGCGGAGCACCAGCACCAGCGGAGGCTTGCGGTGCTCCCGCAGGTCTCTGGTGAGGCGGCGCCAGAACGTGACCACCGGGTGCTGGGTGATGCAGAAGGCGGCCGCGAGCAGCCCCAGCCGCTCACAGTCGGCGACCACCTCCGGTGCGAAGATCCCCTCGGCCACGACACGGTCCGCCCCAGCGAGCTCGAGGCGACGCGTGCCGCGGCGGCTGTTGAGGGCGATCTCGTAGACGGGCACCTCGACCGCGCCGGTGGTGCACAGCTCGTGCAGCGCGCGGACGGCCTCGTCGTGGGACCACGAGGCCGGGTCGTCCCAGTCGACCATGCCGGCGTTTGGGCCGTGGGTGATCCTGGGCAGGCCAGGGTCGTCACCTTGCCGGTAGAAGTCGTCCAGGCGTAGGACCGGGTGGCCGAGGCGCTCGGCGAGGCGGGACTTGCCGGCCCCGCTGGGACCGGCCAGCACGACCACCTGTGCGTGTGTCACGCGTCTGTCTCATTTCCGCTGTTCCGCCCCGCAGGGCGCGTCAGGACACTAATCTCACCGAGACCACCAAGCTTGATCGTTCCACGTTGGAGGACGAAATGAGTCACTACGACTCGAACACCCCTGCGCCCGAGGGCTCGGCCGGCGCCAGCGCCGAGCGGTCCGGGCTCACCCAGAACGTGCCCCTGCTCGTGGGGCTCGCCCTGTTGCTCGTCGCCGGAGTCATCGCATTCTTCGTGCTCGGCGGCGAGGACGACGGCGCGGCCTCCGACTGCGTGGCCGAGGAGGTGCGGCTCACCACCGCCCCCGCCATGGAGGAGCTCGTCAAGGAGGGGGTCAAGGCCTTCGAGGCCGAGGAGTCCTGCCTCGACGTCAAGCTGACCGTCGGCACCGTGAGCGACGTCGTGGCGCTGCTCAACGACCCCGACGCCGAGATGCCCGAG
Protein-coding regions in this window:
- a CDS encoding ATP-binding protein, yielding MTHAQVVVLAGPSGAGKSRLAERLGHPVLRLDDFYRQGDDPGLPRITHGPNAGMVDWDDPASWSHDEAVRALHELCTTGAVEVPVYEIALNSRRGTRRLELAGADRVVAEGIFAPEVVADCERLGLLAAAFCITQHPVVTFWRRLTRDLREHRKPPLVLVLRGIALLRDQRRIVAHAVAQGCRPATPDQAFAALGARL
- a CDS encoding adenosine deaminase, with the protein product MTLPTRDQVHAAPKVLLHDHLDGGLRPATMVELAAECGHQLPESDPEALHRWFVDSADSGSLVRYLETFDHTVAVMQTAPALTRVARECVEDLAADGVVYAEVRYAPEQHLDGGLTLDEVVAAVQEGFETATAAAGGRIVVRQILTAMRHQARSMEIAELAVSWRDRGVAGFDIAGAEEGFPPTRHLDAFEYLQRENSHFTIHAGEAFGLPSIWQAIQWCGADRLGHGVRIIDDITVGEDGSVELGRLASYVRDKRIPLELCPASNVQTGAAASIAEHPIGLLTELRFRVTVNTDNRLMSGTSMTQEMFDLVEAFGYGLADLRWFTINAMKSAFLPFDERLALIDGVIKPGYAALMGD